One window of Symbiobacterium terraclitae genomic DNA carries:
- a CDS encoding twin-arginine translocase TatA/TatE family subunit — MLQRIGPMEIALIVIVLLLIFGPSKLPQLGKSIGDTIREFRSSMKSARGDEPESEEPKDPESDKKG; from the coding sequence ATGCTGCAGCGAATCGGCCCGATGGAGATCGCACTGATCGTTATCGTGCTTCTGCTAATCTTCGGACCCTCGAAGCTCCCGCAGTTAGGGAAGTCGATTGGTGATACGATCCGCGAGTTCCGGAGCTCGATGAAGAGCGCCCGGGGCGACGAGCCTGAGTCTGAAGAGCCCAAGGACCCGGAATCGGACAAGAAGGGTTAG
- the mobB gene encoding molybdopterin-guanine dinucleotide biosynthesis protein B: MAMPPVLSVVGCGKCGKTTLVERLVAELTRRGWSVGTLKHDVHGFQMDHEGKDTWRHRQAGARAVCIIGPGQIGLVRSVDADRFSAADAIALLGPVDIVITEGFKRERFAKIEIFSSARNEGRLLCGDDPSLLAVAGDLPVETDRPRFDWNDIPAIADFVEQRLLRR, from the coding sequence ATGGCCATGCCCCCTGTGCTTTCGGTGGTCGGCTGCGGCAAGTGCGGCAAGACGACCCTTGTGGAGCGCCTGGTGGCGGAGCTCACCCGGCGCGGCTGGAGCGTTGGCACCCTGAAGCACGACGTGCACGGTTTTCAGATGGACCATGAGGGAAAGGACACCTGGCGGCACAGGCAGGCGGGTGCCCGGGCCGTCTGCATCATCGGCCCCGGCCAGATCGGGCTGGTGCGGTCGGTCGATGCGGATCGGTTCAGCGCAGCGGACGCCATCGCGCTGCTGGGACCGGTGGACATCGTCATCACGGAAGGCTTCAAGCGCGAGCGCTTCGCCAAGATCGAGATCTTCAGCAGTGCCAGGAACGAGGGCCGGCTGCTCTGCGGCGACGACCCCTCGCTGCTGGCCGTGGCCGGCGACCTCCCGGTGGAGACGGACCGGCCCCGGTTCGACTGGAACGACATCCCGGCCATCGCAGACTTCGTGGAACAGCGTTTGCTCCGAAGATAG
- a CDS encoding LysM peptidoglycan-binding domain-containing protein, with translation MYVTTVAPGESLAQVARRTGVTVEALAGANGLGTDGRVTPGLALVVPSNQYVVQAGDTLFSIARLSGLTVAELRRANPGLPQVLYPGRRLRIPDPPRRAAEVIGYLPLTDPGVTADDVAPWRGGLTWVALFSHLIDGEGNLPPIDDAAAITAARAAGAQPLLSIANMEPGGAFSPEFARRIITVPEVRERTIASVVRLLNEKGYAGVDADIENIDADLRQGYVDFLRELKQRIGDRLLNVAVPPKYDEQTFAYARGHDYAGIGRVADRVYIMNYEFSWVGGPPGPIAPLPQYRRVLLYAASLIDRAKLLAGISTTAYDWELPDTPENRARPLSHDAAVALAIERGVPIRYSEPQASPWFRYTDGSVEREVWFEDARSLLAKFAVIRELGLRGYGIWHLGARNSGLITLSRMLFTVSGG, from the coding sequence ATGTATGTGACGACAGTGGCGCCGGGCGAGAGCCTGGCGCAGGTCGCCCGGCGCACCGGCGTGACGGTCGAGGCGCTGGCCGGCGCGAACGGCCTCGGGACCGACGGCAGGGTGACGCCCGGGCTCGCGCTCGTCGTGCCCTCCAACCAGTACGTGGTGCAGGCGGGCGACACGCTGTTCAGCATCGCCCGGCTGAGCGGGCTGACCGTGGCCGAGCTCCGCCGCGCCAACCCGGGCCTCCCGCAGGTGCTGTACCCGGGCAGGCGGCTTCGCATCCCCGATCCCCCGCGGCGCGCCGCCGAGGTGATCGGCTACCTGCCCCTCACCGACCCCGGCGTCACGGCAGACGACGTCGCTCCCTGGCGGGGCGGGCTCACCTGGGTGGCGCTCTTCTCCCACCTGATCGACGGCGAGGGCAACCTGCCGCCCATCGACGACGCGGCGGCGATCACGGCCGCCCGCGCGGCCGGCGCGCAGCCGCTGCTCTCCATCGCCAACATGGAGCCGGGCGGTGCATTCAGCCCCGAGTTCGCCAGGCGGATCATCACGGTGCCCGAGGTCCGCGAGCGCACGATCGCCAGCGTCGTCCGCCTCCTGAACGAGAAGGGCTACGCGGGCGTCGACGCCGACATCGAGAACATCGATGCGGACCTGCGGCAGGGCTACGTCGACTTCCTCCGCGAGCTGAAGCAGCGAATCGGGGACCGGCTCCTCAACGTGGCCGTGCCCCCGAAGTACGACGAGCAGACCTTCGCCTACGCCCGGGGGCACGACTACGCCGGGATCGGGCGCGTGGCGGACCGGGTGTACATCATGAACTACGAGTTCAGCTGGGTGGGGGGCCCGCCCGGGCCCATCGCGCCGCTGCCGCAGTACCGCCGGGTGCTGCTGTACGCCGCCAGCCTCATCGACCGGGCCAAGCTCCTCGCCGGCATCTCCACGACCGCATACGACTGGGAGCTGCCCGATACGCCGGAGAACCGCGCCCGACCGCTGTCGCACGACGCAGCCGTTGCACTGGCCATCGAGCGGGGCGTTCCGATCCGGTACAGCGAGCCCCAGGCCTCGCCGTGGTTCCGCTATACGGATGGCAGCGTGGAACGGGAGGTCTGGTTCGAGGATGCGCGCAGCCTTCTGGCCAAATTCGCCGTCATCCGCGAGCTGGGCCTCAGGGGATACGGCATCTGGCACCTGGGCGCACGGAACTCCGGTCTCATCACCCTGAGCCGGATGCTGTTCACGGTGAGCGGCGGGTAG
- a CDS encoding ABC transporter permease: MDLRHNLSCYCRMALAQARARMQYRANFVAHIISMVLTYGGQFVALYWLTQRFNTVGGWRLEEIVLLYALAILAWGVSVSFFWSLVGFEEQVRMGTYDRALLRPINPLLTVLGSQSPINGMGQFVFSIAAFIFAVRVAGVRLTAVKLAYLLLTALGGGLILGAALIATATLAFWTTRTYTFYWNLVFPARQLINYPISIYHRAMQVVLTVLVPFAFINFFPAHVLLDRVAQLPVPALAWATPAVGLASIAAAYGFWQLGTRNYTSTGS, encoded by the coding sequence ATGGACCTGCGGCACAACCTGTCGTGCTACTGCCGGATGGCGCTGGCCCAGGCCCGGGCGCGGATGCAGTACCGGGCCAACTTCGTCGCCCACATCATCTCCATGGTGCTGACCTACGGGGGACAGTTCGTGGCGCTCTACTGGCTCACGCAGCGCTTCAATACCGTGGGCGGCTGGCGCCTGGAGGAGATCGTCCTGCTTTACGCCCTCGCCATCCTGGCCTGGGGCGTGTCGGTCTCGTTCTTCTGGAGCCTGGTGGGCTTTGAGGAGCAGGTGCGGATGGGCACTTACGACCGGGCCCTGCTCAGGCCCATCAACCCGCTGCTCACCGTCCTCGGCAGCCAGTCGCCCATCAACGGCATGGGCCAGTTCGTCTTCTCCATCGCCGCATTCATCTTCGCGGTGCGGGTGGCCGGCGTGCGCCTCACCGCCGTGAAGCTGGCCTACCTGCTGCTCACCGCGCTGGGCGGAGGCCTGATCCTGGGCGCGGCCCTCATCGCCACGGCGACCCTGGCCTTCTGGACGACCCGCACCTACACCTTTTACTGGAACCTCGTCTTCCCGGCACGGCAGCTGATCAACTACCCCATCTCCATCTACCACCGGGCGATGCAGGTGGTGCTCACCGTGCTCGTCCCCTTCGCCTTCATCAATTTCTTCCCCGCGCACGTCCTGCTGGACCGGGTGGCGCAGCTGCCGGTTCCCGCGCTGGCCTGGGCCACCCCGGCGGTGGGTCTGGCCTCCATCGCGGCCGCATACGGGTTCTGGCAGCTGGGCACGCGCAACTACACGAGCACGGGGAGCTGA
- a CDS encoding ABC transporter permease — MGVFAAFVAQGFRQQAAYKVEGWLGLASSLIWFVLFAGIWTALLRDDPAALERQMQYIIASRFLGELIFIPTWEVSEKFRMGDVGLELIKPVALPVRVLGDFLGRSLFRLARSLPVFVLIWIAFGLPAPHPAALLLFAASGLAGWVIAAAFQLSLTLIALWTVQFTEAENLWELMSSLFSGEFIPLYYLPAWAGALASYLPFAGTFFVPSAILAGTLSGAELLRALGLQLAWALAAVAVLWAMWTAGQRRLTMQGG, encoded by the coding sequence ATGGGCGTGTTCGCGGCCTTCGTGGCGCAGGGGTTCCGCCAGCAGGCGGCCTACAAGGTGGAGGGCTGGCTGGGCCTGGCCTCCAGCCTCATCTGGTTCGTCCTGTTCGCCGGGATCTGGACGGCGCTGCTGCGGGATGACCCGGCGGCCCTGGAGCGCCAGATGCAGTACATCATCGCCTCGCGCTTCCTCGGCGAACTGATCTTCATTCCCACCTGGGAAGTCAGCGAGAAGTTCCGCATGGGCGACGTGGGGCTGGAGCTGATCAAGCCCGTCGCACTGCCGGTGCGGGTGCTGGGCGACTTCCTGGGCCGGTCGCTCTTCCGGCTCGCCCGGTCGCTGCCGGTCTTCGTGCTGATCTGGATCGCCTTCGGCCTCCCGGCGCCCCACCCCGCGGCGCTCCTGCTGTTTGCGGCCAGCGGGCTCGCGGGCTGGGTCATCGCCGCGGCGTTCCAGCTCTCGCTGACGCTGATCGCCCTCTGGACGGTGCAGTTCACCGAGGCCGAAAACCTGTGGGAGCTGATGAGCTCCCTCTTCTCCGGCGAGTTCATCCCGCTCTACTACCTGCCGGCGTGGGCCGGGGCCCTGGCGTCGTACCTCCCCTTCGCGGGCACCTTCTTCGTGCCCTCGGCCATCCTCGCCGGAACGCTGTCGGGAGCCGAACTCCTGCGGGCGCTCGGCCTGCAGCTGGCGTGGGCGCTGGCGGCGGTCGCGGTGCTCTGGGCGATGTGGACCGCAGGGCAGCGGAGACTGACGATGCAGGGGGGATAG
- a CDS encoding chemotaxis protein CheX, producing the protein MKAEVVNAFLSAARHSLTKELQSEVKRVGLYVDPTEHVTDEVVVYLSFVGQVRGSLLLGLDLAAARAIATAMVDEPLDELTEMGLSALAELGNLVAGGACTELERIGLAADITPPTIMIGFRSRISTLGVSRVVMPLATRHGKLNLHLSLDIAA; encoded by the coding sequence ATGAAAGCAGAGGTAGTCAACGCCTTTCTATCCGCTGCACGACACAGCCTGACCAAGGAACTGCAGTCCGAGGTCAAGAGGGTGGGCCTGTACGTGGACCCGACTGAGCATGTGACGGACGAGGTGGTGGTCTATCTTTCGTTCGTCGGGCAGGTACGCGGTTCCCTGCTGCTGGGCCTCGACCTTGCAGCTGCGCGGGCCATCGCCACCGCGATGGTCGACGAGCCCCTCGACGAGCTGACCGAGATGGGCCTCTCGGCCCTGGCGGAGCTGGGCAACCTGGTGGCCGGCGGCGCCTGCACCGAGCTGGAGCGAATCGGCCTCGCCGCCGACATCACCCCGCCGACGATCATGATCGGTTTCCGCTCCCGCATCTCCACCCTCGGCGTGAGCCGGGTCGTCATGCCGCTGGCCACGCGGCACGGCAAGCTGAACCTGCACCTCTCCCTTGATATCGCCGCCTAG
- a CDS encoding CBS domain-containing protein, with the protein MTLVRDAMIQVPALSATDPIFLALRAMREQKVPFVPVVRSDGSLYGLVTEGDLIRLIYRATREQSDTVPRWIRGAGRDLLQFQSLREVVTRQLDTVAPDLSLEEAAELMFSHNRKVLPVVVDGKPVGYLTRTAIIDHLIG; encoded by the coding sequence ATGACCCTGGTGCGCGACGCCATGATCCAGGTGCCTGCCCTGTCCGCCACCGATCCGATCTTCCTCGCCCTGAGGGCGATGCGGGAGCAGAAGGTCCCGTTCGTGCCCGTCGTGCGCAGCGACGGGAGCCTGTACGGCCTGGTGACGGAGGGCGATCTGATCCGCCTGATCTACCGGGCGACCCGAGAGCAGAGCGACACCGTTCCGCGCTGGATCCGGGGCGCGGGGCGCGATCTCCTGCAGTTCCAGTCACTCCGGGAGGTTGTCACCCGACAGCTGGACACCGTTGCTCCCGACCTCAGTCTGGAGGAGGCCGCGGAGCTGATGTTCAGCCACAACCGGAAAGTCCTGCCCGTCGTGGTCGACGGCAAGCCGGTGGGCTACCTCACGCGGACGGCGATCATCGACCACCTGATCGGATAA
- a CDS encoding complex I 24 kDa subunit family protein, giving the protein MSRPCCQGITPDDPRFAELDAFIRDGHAAPRFLIAVLHRAQELFGYLPEEVQSHIAKALHVPPSEVYGVVTFYNYFTLKPVGKFPINVCMGTACYVQGAGRVLAQFEQELGIKPGEMTPDGLFSLEVCRCIGACGLAPVATIAGEVYGKLTEATAKKLIAEFRAQAAAEPGQAEAVGVATGGEPA; this is encoded by the coding sequence ATGTCCAGACCATGTTGTCAGGGCATCACGCCAGACGACCCGCGGTTCGCCGAACTGGATGCGTTTATCCGGGACGGTCACGCTGCGCCGCGGTTCCTCATCGCTGTGCTTCACCGCGCACAGGAGCTCTTCGGGTACCTGCCCGAGGAGGTTCAGAGCCATATCGCGAAGGCCCTGCACGTGCCCCCCAGTGAGGTCTATGGTGTGGTGACGTTCTACAACTACTTCACCCTGAAGCCTGTGGGCAAGTTTCCCATCAACGTCTGCATGGGGACAGCCTGCTACGTTCAGGGAGCAGGCCGCGTTCTGGCCCAGTTTGAACAGGAGCTGGGCATCAAGCCGGGCGAGATGACCCCCGACGGGCTCTTCTCCCTGGAGGTCTGCCGCTGCATCGGGGCGTGCGGGCTGGCTCCCGTGGCCACCATCGCTGGAGAGGTGTACGGGAAGTTAACGGAGGCGACAGCCAAGAAGCTGATCGCCGAGTTCCGTGCACAGGCCGCCGCCGAACCAGGACAGGCCGAAGCCGTCGGTGTTGCTACGGGAGGTGAGCCCGCATGA
- a CDS encoding NADH-quinone oxidoreductase subunit NuoF: MTITHAPARINSLADLEAVRSAGAYRTALRHAESLSLAEAPEVHILVCGGTGCQANKSVKTRLALESYVNEKNLGERVKVVQVGCFGFCRVGPVVVVHPGQTFYCEVHPEDVPAIIDEHVLGGKPVQRLLYAPNPREKNRIAQMLEQPFYKGQHRCALKNCGFIDPENIEEAIAADRYFALARALLEMTPAQVIDEVKRSGLRGRGGGGFPTGRKWELAAAVQGEEKYVLCNADEGDPGAFMDRSILEGDPHAIIEAMAIAGYAVGANQGYVYVRAEYPVAVHRLQLAINQARERGLLGEHILGTDFSFDVDIRLGAGAFVCGEETALIASIEGERGMPRPRPPFPAQKGLWGKPTLNNNVETYANVPEIILHGAEAFAALGTPNSPGTKVFAVAGNVMNTGLVEVPMGTPLRNIIYEMGGGIPKGRQFKAAQTGGPSGGCIPANLLDTPMDFDSLTAIGSMMGSGGLIVMDDLTCMVDVARFYLQFTQDESCGKCPPCRIGTKRMLEILDRIVEGQGTMEDLAELERLAAGIKATSLCGLGQTAPNPVLSTLHFFREEYEAHVRDKHCPAGRCKALTEFRIDPDICKGCGLCARNCPVNAIHGEVRHPYTIDTSVCIKCGNCVTVCKFNAVAH, from the coding sequence ATGACGATCACCCACGCCCCCGCTCGGATCAACTCCTTGGCCGACCTCGAGGCCGTGAGGTCTGCCGGCGCCTACCGAACGGCACTGCGCCACGCCGAGTCGCTCAGCCTCGCCGAAGCTCCGGAGGTGCACATCCTCGTCTGCGGCGGCACAGGTTGCCAGGCCAACAAGTCGGTGAAGACCCGGCTGGCTCTGGAGAGCTACGTCAACGAGAAGAACCTCGGGGAACGGGTTAAGGTGGTACAGGTCGGTTGCTTCGGTTTCTGCCGGGTAGGTCCCGTGGTCGTGGTCCATCCCGGTCAGACCTTCTACTGCGAGGTGCACCCCGAGGACGTGCCGGCGATCATCGACGAGCACGTGCTGGGCGGCAAGCCCGTCCAGCGGCTCCTGTACGCGCCGAACCCCCGCGAGAAGAACCGGATCGCGCAGATGCTGGAGCAGCCCTTCTACAAGGGCCAGCACCGCTGCGCGCTGAAGAACTGCGGTTTCATCGACCCCGAGAACATCGAGGAGGCCATCGCAGCCGATCGCTACTTCGCGCTGGCCCGTGCCCTGCTGGAGATGACCCCCGCGCAGGTCATCGATGAGGTCAAGCGGTCGGGGCTGCGGGGCCGGGGCGGCGGCGGCTTCCCCACCGGCCGCAAGTGGGAGCTGGCCGCGGCCGTGCAGGGCGAAGAGAAGTACGTCCTCTGCAACGCCGACGAAGGAGACCCCGGGGCCTTCATGGACCGGTCCATCCTCGAGGGCGATCCGCACGCCATCATCGAGGCGATGGCCATCGCAGGCTATGCGGTGGGCGCAAACCAGGGCTATGTCTACGTGCGGGCCGAGTACCCCGTCGCCGTGCACCGCCTGCAGCTGGCCATCAACCAGGCCCGGGAACGCGGCCTGCTGGGCGAGCACATCCTCGGCACGGACTTCAGCTTCGACGTCGACATCCGCCTCGGCGCAGGCGCCTTCGTCTGCGGCGAGGAGACCGCGCTCATCGCCTCGATCGAGGGCGAGCGCGGCATGCCGCGGCCCCGTCCGCCCTTCCCGGCGCAGAAGGGGCTCTGGGGCAAGCCCACGCTCAACAACAACGTGGAAACCTACGCCAACGTGCCGGAGATCATCCTGCACGGGGCCGAGGCCTTTGCCGCCCTCGGCACACCGAACTCGCCCGGCACCAAGGTCTTTGCGGTGGCCGGCAACGTGATGAACACCGGCCTGGTCGAGGTTCCGATGGGCACGCCGCTGCGCAACATCATCTACGAGATGGGCGGGGGCATCCCCAAGGGCCGGCAGTTCAAGGCGGCTCAGACGGGCGGTCCTTCCGGCGGCTGCATCCCGGCAAACCTGCTAGACACGCCCATGGACTTCGACTCGCTCACGGCCATCGGCTCCATGATGGGTTCGGGCGGCCTCATCGTCATGGACGATCTCACCTGCATGGTGGACGTCGCCCGGTTCTACCTGCAGTTCACCCAGGACGAGTCCTGCGGCAAGTGCCCGCCCTGCCGCATCGGTACGAAGCGGATGCTGGAGATCCTCGACCGCATCGTGGAAGGGCAGGGCACCATGGAGGATCTCGCCGAGCTGGAGCGGCTGGCCGCCGGCATCAAGGCGACCTCGCTCTGCGGCCTCGGGCAGACGGCACCGAACCCGGTGCTCTCCACCCTGCACTTCTTCCGTGAGGAGTACGAGGCCCACGTCCGCGACAAGCACTGCCCGGCCGGTCGCTGCAAGGCGCTCACCGAGTTCCGCATCGATCCGGACATCTGCAAGGGGTGCGGCCTCTGCGCCCGGAACTGCCCGGTGAACGCCATTCACGGCGAGGTTCGCCATCCGTACACGATCGATACCAGCGTCTGCATCAAGTGCGGCAACTGTGTGACCGTCTGTAAGTTCAACGCCGTCGCACACTAA
- a CDS encoding NADH-dependent [FeFe] hydrogenase, group A6 — translation MRVINLTIDRRPVSVEPGTTILEAARQNGIRIPTLCYLKEINQIGACRMCLVEVEGARGLQTACTVPCTEGMVVTTNSRKVREARKLVLELLLSDHNIECPTCLRASNCELQQLSQELGVGQVTLHGERHHARIDDASGAITVDGSKCVLCQRCIAVCRSVQGVSAISLTQRGFNATVNPFFEVSLNDAACALCGQCTVVCPTGALTEHDDTEAVWQALLDPEIHVVVQTAPAIRVSIGEPFGLPSGAISTGQMVAGLRRLGFDQVFDTVFAADLTIMEEATELVQRLQRGGPLPLVTSCSPGWVKYAEHFFPDMLENLSSCKSPQQMFGAVAKTYYAEKAGVDPAKMVVVSIMPCTAKKYEANRPEMNASGYKDVDYVLTTRELARMFRQAGIDLPSLPEEEFDNPLGIGTGAGTIFGTTGGVMEAALRTAAAWLEPDSPSPKIEFTEVRGVPFQVREATVSVNGISLNVAVANGLAAAGWVMEQVSSGAKNYHFVEIMGCPGGCIGGGGQPIPAKGPAALEEVRRARIESLYTIDERMTIRRSHENPAVQQLYAEYLGKPGSERAHHLLHTHYHARVPAGILRR, via the coding sequence CTGCGTGTGATCAACCTGACGATCGACAGGCGCCCCGTCTCCGTGGAGCCCGGCACCACCATTCTCGAGGCGGCGCGTCAGAACGGCATCCGAATCCCCACCCTCTGCTACCTGAAGGAGATCAACCAGATCGGCGCGTGCCGCATGTGCCTCGTCGAGGTCGAGGGCGCCCGCGGCCTGCAGACCGCTTGCACGGTGCCCTGCACGGAGGGCATGGTGGTTACCACCAACAGCCGGAAGGTGCGGGAGGCTCGCAAGCTGGTGCTGGAGCTCCTGCTCTCCGACCACAACATCGAGTGCCCGACCTGCCTGCGCGCCTCCAACTGCGAGCTGCAGCAGCTGAGCCAAGAACTGGGCGTCGGCCAGGTTACCCTGCACGGCGAGCGCCACCATGCGCGCATCGACGACGCCTCCGGCGCCATCACCGTCGACGGGTCCAAGTGCGTGCTCTGCCAGCGGTGCATAGCCGTCTGCCGCTCGGTGCAGGGGGTCTCGGCCATCTCGCTCACCCAGCGCGGCTTCAACGCCACGGTCAACCCGTTCTTTGAGGTCTCCCTGAACGATGCGGCCTGCGCGCTCTGCGGCCAGTGCACCGTGGTCTGCCCCACCGGCGCGCTGACCGAGCACGACGACACGGAGGCCGTCTGGCAGGCCCTGCTGGATCCGGAGATTCACGTGGTCGTCCAAACCGCCCCCGCCATCCGGGTCTCCATCGGTGAGCCCTTCGGGCTGCCTTCCGGCGCCATCTCCACCGGCCAGATGGTGGCGGGCCTCCGCCGGCTCGGCTTCGACCAGGTCTTCGACACCGTGTTCGCCGCCGACCTGACCATCATGGAAGAGGCCACCGAGCTGGTCCAGCGGCTGCAGCGAGGCGGCCCCCTGCCGCTCGTCACCTCGTGCTCTCCGGGCTGGGTGAAGTACGCCGAGCATTTCTTCCCCGATATGCTGGAGAACCTCTCCTCCTGCAAGTCGCCGCAGCAGATGTTCGGCGCCGTGGCCAAGACCTACTACGCCGAGAAGGCGGGCGTCGACCCGGCCAAGATGGTCGTGGTCTCGATCATGCCGTGCACCGCCAAGAAGTACGAGGCGAACCGCCCCGAGATGAACGCCTCGGGCTACAAGGACGTGGACTACGTCCTTACCACCCGCGAGCTGGCGCGCATGTTCCGCCAGGCCGGCATCGACCTGCCCTCGCTGCCCGAAGAGGAGTTTGACAACCCGCTGGGCATCGGCACAGGCGCCGGCACCATCTTCGGCACGACCGGCGGCGTGATGGAGGCCGCCCTGCGCACCGCCGCGGCCTGGCTCGAGCCCGACAGCCCGTCGCCGAAGATCGAGTTCACCGAGGTGCGCGGCGTGCCGTTCCAGGTGCGGGAGGCGACCGTCTCGGTCAACGGCATCAGCCTCAACGTCGCGGTGGCCAACGGCCTGGCTGCGGCCGGCTGGGTGATGGAGCAGGTCAGCTCCGGTGCGAAGAACTACCACTTCGTCGAGATCATGGGCTGCCCCGGCGGCTGCATCGGCGGCGGCGGTCAGCCGATCCCGGCGAAGGGGCCTGCCGCCCTGGAGGAGGTCAGGCGGGCGCGCATCGAGTCGCTCTACACCATCGACGAGCGCATGACGATCCGCCGCTCCCACGAGAACCCTGCCGTCCAGCAGCTCTACGCCGAGTACCTGGGCAAGCCGGGCAGCGAGCGGGCCCACCACCTCCTGCACACCCACTACCACGCCCGGGTGCCTGCGGGCATTCTCCGCAGGTAG
- a CDS encoding FtsX-like permease family protein: MSLWQIAARNVWRNRGRYVAYLVSAAFAVMIYFIYTALALHPDLQGGYPGAQGVTEGIRSASVVIAGITFIFLMTSNAAFTRSRKKEFGLWSLMGVTRGQLMAVVFWESLFIGAAALAIGLSFGVLFLRLFFMAISVLLRLPEMLPVYAGPAVWLQTLGVFGAFFLFVSLYSLVDILRSTVIELIRAERKPKSEPTFRWWKALLGLMLVVVGYAWASAPWPTAIILGVFPVTVMVSLGTVFLMQESSIALLGWLRRRKGFYYRTTPLLTVSHLRFKLQENARVLANTAITIAVILTAVSTIYTVLVVFAHEVLTRNPHAFQLVEPAAGASMADVVEAELRRQGVAGWVRHDLVTVSGELDDATHVLLVPHSLYAGVRRASELVRPLPDGSDGALVIYPYTNFDPGWQDQVPVPRELTVGGRTYWLSALPDWSGLPVNATGEARTSLVLPDPLFEQVVAGSAPEQRLRVTIWDVDAWRTREAAAAADALALRFADAAEVGRHFSSTIPEYQDTISAWGLTLFVGVFVSLVFFVTGCSVLYFRLFTEIDEDRRYFRRLQHLGVSLAELRRVSLRQTQVIFFAPFLVGLVHSTFAMKALGTLVQRPVLHYGWTVALGYLGLYALFYAVTYAVYWRTLSGGNARVA; this comes from the coding sequence GTGAGCCTCTGGCAAATCGCGGCTAGGAACGTCTGGCGGAACCGGGGCCGGTACGTGGCCTACCTGGTCAGCGCCGCCTTCGCGGTGATGATCTACTTCATCTACACGGCGCTGGCCCTGCACCCCGACCTGCAAGGGGGATACCCCGGTGCGCAGGGCGTCACCGAGGGCATCCGCTCCGCCTCGGTCGTCATCGCCGGCATCACCTTCATCTTCCTGATGACCTCCAACGCAGCGTTCACCCGCTCCCGGAAGAAGGAGTTCGGCCTTTGGAGCCTGATGGGCGTGACGCGCGGTCAGCTGATGGCGGTGGTGTTCTGGGAGAGCCTCTTCATCGGAGCCGCCGCCCTGGCCATCGGCCTCAGCTTCGGCGTGCTCTTCCTCAGGCTGTTCTTCATGGCGATCAGCGTGCTGCTGCGGCTGCCGGAGATGCTGCCCGTCTACGCGGGCCCTGCGGTCTGGCTGCAGACGCTGGGCGTCTTCGGCGCCTTCTTTCTCTTCGTCTCGCTCTACTCGCTGGTGGACATCCTCCGCAGTACCGTCATCGAGCTGATCCGGGCCGAGCGCAAACCGAAGTCCGAACCGACTTTCCGGTGGTGGAAGGCCCTGCTGGGACTCATGCTCGTGGTCGTCGGCTACGCCTGGGCCAGCGCCCCCTGGCCGACTGCGATCATCCTCGGGGTGTTCCCCGTCACGGTCATGGTCTCGCTGGGCACCGTGTTTCTGATGCAGGAGAGCAGCATCGCCCTGCTGGGCTGGCTGCGGCGCCGGAAGGGGTTCTACTACCGCACCACGCCGCTGCTCACCGTCAGCCACCTGCGCTTCAAGCTCCAGGAGAACGCCCGGGTGCTGGCCAACACAGCCATCACCATCGCCGTCATCCTCACCGCGGTGAGCACCATCTACACGGTCTTGGTGGTCTTCGCACACGAAGTGCTGACCCGCAACCCGCACGCCTTTCAGCTGGTCGAGCCGGCGGCGGGCGCCTCGATGGCAGACGTGGTGGAGGCCGAGCTGCGGAGGCAAGGCGTGGCAGGCTGGGTGCGCCATGACCTGGTGACGGTGAGCGGGGAGCTGGACGATGCGACGCACGTCCTGCTGGTTCCCCACTCGCTCTACGCCGGCGTGCGCCGGGCCTCGGAGCTGGTGCGGCCGCTTCCCGACGGCTCGGACGGCGCGCTGGTGATCTACCCGTACACGAACTTCGACCCCGGGTGGCAGGACCAGGTTCCAGTGCCGAGGGAGCTGACCGTGGGCGGCCGGACCTACTGGCTCTCCGCCCTTCCCGACTGGAGCGGCCTGCCGGTGAACGCAACAGGAGAGGCGCGGACCTCCCTGGTGCTTCCGGACCCGTTGTTCGAGCAGGTGGTGGCCGGGAGTGCGCCGGAGCAGCGACTCCGGGTGACGATCTGGGATGTGGACGCCTGGCGCACCCGGGAGGCCGCCGCGGCGGCAGACGCCCTCGCGCTGCGGTTTGCAGACGCCGCCGAGGTGGGGCGTCACTTCTCGTCCACCATTCCGGAGTACCAGGACACCATCTCGGCCTGGGGCCTCACCCTGTTCGTGGGCGTGTTCGTATCGCTGGTTTTCTTCGTCACCGGCTGCAGCGTGCTCTACTTCCGGCTGTTCACGGAGATCGACGAGGACCGGCGTTACTTCCGGCGCCTGCAGCACCTGGGTGTGAGCCTGGCGGAGCTGCGCCGGGTGTCCCTGCGCCAGACCCAGGTCATCTTCTTCGCACCCTTCCTCGTCGGGCTGGTGCACTCCACCTTCGCGATGAAGGCGCTGGGGACGCTCGTGCAGCGGCCGGTGCTGCATTACGGGTGGACGGTCGCCCTGGGCTACCTGGGGCTCTACGCACTGTTCTACGCTGTGACCTACGCCGTCTACTGGCGCACCCTTTCGGGCGGAAACGCCCGCGTGGCGTGA